The following are from one region of the Sorghum bicolor cultivar BTx623 chromosome 2, Sorghum_bicolor_NCBIv3, whole genome shotgun sequence genome:
- the LOC8059554 gene encoding benzoate O-methyltransferase isoform X2 — MMTNLQRDFHMAEGNGEHSYAKNSRAQEKLMVQTTPIVEDAIKEVCTALVPKTMVIADLGCSSGPNTLLFISNVINIIAGQCNKSIGECDPVELQIFLNDLPGNDFNQLFSSLENLKHGKIIEQMGYTPPLYYISGLPKSYYNRLFPRRSVHLFHSACCLHWRSQVPEELHARNGTPLNKDNIYITKTTPSSVVKCFQEQFNKDFSLFLKLRHEELVYGGKMVLTFVGRKDEDVYNGDMNQLYGLLARSLQSLVAKGLVEKERLEAFYLPLYGPSIAEVKEIVMESHMFKLDYIKLLELSWDPYDDTESDDVQDNIRSGINVSKFVRALLEPLIASHFGDTIPKLLFEEYACLMSKHLEQGKQKSSFIVMSLNKL, encoded by the exons atgatgacaaatcTACAACGCGACTTTCACATGGCTGAAGGGAATGGAGAACATAGCTACGCAAAGAATTCGAGGGCTCAA GAGAAGCTTATGGTACAAACTACGCCAATTGTTGAGGATGCCATAAAGGAAGTATGTACTGCCCTTGTCCCCAAAACCATGGTCATTGCTGACCTAGGATGCTCTTCGGGACCAAACACATtgctcttcatctccaatgtgatAAACATCATAGCTGGCCAATGCAATAAATCTATTGGTGAATGTGATCCTGTGGAACTTCAGATCTTCCTAAATGACCTACCTGGTAATGACTTCAACCAGCTCTTCAGTTCACTCGAAAACTTGAAGCATGGTAAAATAATAGAACAAATGGGGTACACACCGCCTTTGTACTATATTTCCGGGTTGCCAAAATCATACTACAATAGGTTGTTTCCTCGTCGAAGTGTCCATCTCTTTCACTCCGCTTGCTGCCTTCATTGGCGATCTCAG GTACCTGAGGAACTTCATGCAAGAAATGGGACTCCTTTAAACAAGGACAATATTTACATCACAAAGACCACACCGTCGTCTGTGGTGAAGTGCTTCCAGGAGCAGTTCAATAAGGATTTCTCCCTCTTCCTGAAGTTGCGTCATGAAGAACTTGTATATGGAGGGAAAATGGTTTTAACATTTGTTGGGAGGAAGGATGAGGATGTATATAATGGAGACATGAACCAACTTTACGGATTACTTGCAAGATCATTGCAATCTCTTGTTGCGAAG GGCCTTGTGGAGAAAGAAAGACTAGAAGCTTTCTATCTACCGTTGTATGGGCCATCAATTGCTGAAGTGAAGGAAATAGTCATGGAAAGCCACATGTTCAAATTGGATTACATCAAATTACTTGAGCTAAGTTGGGATCCCTATGATGATACAGAAAGTGATGATGTCCAAGACAACATCCGTAGTGGTATcaatgtttctaagtttgttaGAGCATTGCTGGAGCCTTTGATTGCAAGTCATTTTGGAGATACCATACCTAAGTTACTGTTTGAAGAGTATGCATGTCTCATGTCCAAGCACCTTGAGCAAGGGAAGCAAAAATCTTCCTTTATCGTCATGTCCTTGAACAAACTGTAG
- the LOC8081168 gene encoding anthranilate O-methyltransferase 3, translated as MVINLQRDFHMAEGEGEHSYAKNSRIQEKLMVRTLPIIENAIKEACTALAPKTMIIADLGCSSGPNTLRFISSVLDILSGQCNKSTDGCDPMELQIFLNDLPGNDFNQLFSSLENLKHGTIMEQMGYTPPLYYISGLPKSYYSRLFPRQSVHLFHSACCLHWRSQVPEELYARNKTLLNKDNIYIAKSTPSFVVKFFQEQFHKDFSLFLKLRHEELVYGGKMILTFVGRKDDDVYSGDSVQLYGLLARSLQSLVAKGLVEKERLEAFNLPLYGPSIAEVKEIVMESHMFKLDHIKLLELNWDPYDDTEGDDVHNSVRSGMNVSKLVRALMEPLIASHFGENILDLLFADYSYLLAKHLEQEKTKTAFIIMSLKKL; from the exons ATGGTGATAAATCTACAACGCGATTTTCACATGGCTGAAGGGGAAGGAGAACATAGCTACGCAAAGAATTCGAGGATTCAG GAGAAGCTTATGGTACGAACTCTGCCCATCATTGAGAATGCTATAAAGGAAGCATGTACTGctcttgcccccaaaaccatGATCATTGCTGACCTAGGATGCTCTTCGGGACCAAACACATTGCGCTTCATCTCCAGTGTGTTAGACATCTTATCTGGCCAATGCAACAAATCTACTGATGGATGTGATCCTATGGAACTTCAAATCTTCCTTAATGACCTACCTGGTAATGACTTCAACCAGCTCTTCAGTTCACTTGAAAACTTGAAGCATGGTACAATAATGGAACAAATGGGGTACACACCACCTTTGTACTACATTTCTGGGTTGCCAAAATCGTACTACAGCAGGCTGTTTCCTCGTCAAAGTGTCCATCTCTTTCACTCCGCTTGTTGCCTTCATTGGCGCTCTCAG GTACCCGAGGAACTTTATGCAAGGAATAAAACCCTGTTAAACAAAGATAATATTTACATCGCAAAGTCCACGCCGTCATTTGTGGTGAAGTTCTTCCAAGAGCAGTTCCATAAGGACTTCTCACTCTTCCTCAAGCTACGTCATGAAGAACTTGTATATGGAGGAAAAATGATTTTAACATTTGTTGGGAGGAAGGATGATGATGTATACAGTGGAGATAGCGTCCAACTTTATGGATTACTTGCAAGATCACTGCAATCTCTTGTTGCAAAG GGCCTTGTGGAGAAAGAAAGGCTAGAAGCTTTCAATCTACCGTTGTATGGGCCATCAATTGCTGAAGTGAAGGAAATAGTCATGGAGAGCCACATGTTCAAATTGGATCACATCAAATTACTTGAGCTAAACTGGGATCCTTATGATGATACAGAAGGCGATGATGTCCATAACAGTGTCCGTAGTGGCATGAATGTTTCTAAGCTTGTTAGAGCATTGATGGAGCCTTTGATTGCAAGTCATTTTGGAGAAAACATACTTGACTTATTGTTTGCAGATTATTCATATCTCTTAGCCAAGCACCTTGAGCAAGAGAAGACAAAAACCGCCTTTATCATCATGTCCTTGAAGAAACTGTAG
- the LOC8059554 gene encoding anthranilate O-methyltransferase 2 isoform X1, with translation MKSIQIHWVLSLFLLNNQETIPTKFLVMMTNLQRDFHMAEGNGEHSYAKNSRAQEKLMVQTTPIVEDAIKEVCTALVPKTMVIADLGCSSGPNTLLFISNVINIIAGQCNKSIGECDPVELQIFLNDLPGNDFNQLFSSLENLKHGKIIEQMGYTPPLYYISGLPKSYYNRLFPRRSVHLFHSACCLHWRSQVPEELHARNGTPLNKDNIYITKTTPSSVVKCFQEQFNKDFSLFLKLRHEELVYGGKMVLTFVGRKDEDVYNGDMNQLYGLLARSLQSLVAKGLVEKERLEAFYLPLYGPSIAEVKEIVMESHMFKLDYIKLLELSWDPYDDTESDDVQDNIRSGINVSKFVRALLEPLIASHFGDTIPKLLFEEYACLMSKHLEQGKQKSSFIVMSLNKL, from the exons ATGAAGAGCATTCAGATTCATTGGGTGctttctttgtttcttctgAATAACCAGGAAACTATACCAACAAaatttctagtgatgatgacaaatcTACAACGCGACTTTCACATGGCTGAAGGGAATGGAGAACATAGCTACGCAAAGAATTCGAGGGCTCAA GAGAAGCTTATGGTACAAACTACGCCAATTGTTGAGGATGCCATAAAGGAAGTATGTACTGCCCTTGTCCCCAAAACCATGGTCATTGCTGACCTAGGATGCTCTTCGGGACCAAACACATtgctcttcatctccaatgtgatAAACATCATAGCTGGCCAATGCAATAAATCTATTGGTGAATGTGATCCTGTGGAACTTCAGATCTTCCTAAATGACCTACCTGGTAATGACTTCAACCAGCTCTTCAGTTCACTCGAAAACTTGAAGCATGGTAAAATAATAGAACAAATGGGGTACACACCGCCTTTGTACTATATTTCCGGGTTGCCAAAATCATACTACAATAGGTTGTTTCCTCGTCGAAGTGTCCATCTCTTTCACTCCGCTTGCTGCCTTCATTGGCGATCTCAG GTACCTGAGGAACTTCATGCAAGAAATGGGACTCCTTTAAACAAGGACAATATTTACATCACAAAGACCACACCGTCGTCTGTGGTGAAGTGCTTCCAGGAGCAGTTCAATAAGGATTTCTCCCTCTTCCTGAAGTTGCGTCATGAAGAACTTGTATATGGAGGGAAAATGGTTTTAACATTTGTTGGGAGGAAGGATGAGGATGTATATAATGGAGACATGAACCAACTTTACGGATTACTTGCAAGATCATTGCAATCTCTTGTTGCGAAG GGCCTTGTGGAGAAAGAAAGACTAGAAGCTTTCTATCTACCGTTGTATGGGCCATCAATTGCTGAAGTGAAGGAAATAGTCATGGAAAGCCACATGTTCAAATTGGATTACATCAAATTACTTGAGCTAAGTTGGGATCCCTATGATGATACAGAAAGTGATGATGTCCAAGACAACATCCGTAGTGGTATcaatgtttctaagtttgttaGAGCATTGCTGGAGCCTTTGATTGCAAGTCATTTTGGAGATACCATACCTAAGTTACTGTTTGAAGAGTATGCATGTCTCATGTCCAAGCACCTTGAGCAAGGGAAGCAAAAATCTTCCTTTATCGTCATGTCCTTGAACAAACTGTAG
- the LOC8081169 gene encoding stellacyanin, which produces MASSNQVLVVIVVIAVATVLAAPAAALAADLLVGGSQGWRLDFDYDDWVEENDFIVGDTLVFKYAMGQHNVVQATAASYAACSQGNSLQVWSSGDDRVTLNTSGPWWFFCGVGDHCQDGMKFNINVLPAVVLSPSSPPTRDQGGGDATGLAGAQGGGLAAAGLAAAAGVAVVAALLF; this is translated from the exons ATGGCTTCGTCCAATCAAGTGCTAGTCGTCATCGTAGTCATCGCCGTCGCCACCGTCCTCGCCGCACCGGCCGCGGCCCTCGCCGCCGACCTCTTGGTCGGGGGCAGCCAGGGTTGGCGCCTTGACTTCGACTACGACGATTGGGTCGAAGAAAACGACTTCATCGTCGGCGACACACTcg TGTTCAAGTATGCCATGGGCCAGCACAATGTGGTGCAGGCGACGGCGGCGAGCTACGCGGCGTGCAGCCAGGGCAACAGCCTGCAGGTGTGGAGCTCCGGCGACGACAGGGTCACCCTCAACACGTCGGGCCCCTGGTGGTTCTTCTGCGGGGTGGGCGACCACTGCCAAGACGGCATGAAGTTCAACATCAATGTCCTCCCGGCCGTCGTTCTCTCCccttcgtcgccgccgacgcgtGATCAGGGCGGAGGTGACGCAACGGGGCTCGCCGGTGCTCAGGGCGGAGGACTCGCAGCAGCggggctcgccgccgccgccggcgtcgcGGTGGTGGCCGCGCTCCTGTTCTAG
- the LOC8059554 gene encoding benzoate O-methyltransferase isoform X3 codes for MKSIQIHWVLSLFLLNNQETIPTKFLVMMTNLQRDFHMAEGNGEHSYAKNSRAQEKLMVQTTPIVEDAIKEVCTALVPKTMVIADLGCSSGPNTLLFISNVINIIAGQCNKSIGECDPVELQIFLNDLPGNDFNQLFSSLENLKHGKIIEQMGYTPPLYYISGLPKSYYNRLFPRRSVHLFHSACCLHWRSQVPEELHARNGTPLNKDNIYITKTTPSSVVKCFQEQFNKDFSLFLKLRHEELVYGGKMVLTFVGRKDEDVYNGDMNQLYGLLARSLQSLVAKAFSYLLLLVQLLDWYTDRFWRRGRDKGQVEFSDTRDS; via the exons ATGAAGAGCATTCAGATTCATTGGGTGctttctttgtttcttctgAATAACCAGGAAACTATACCAACAAaatttctagtgatgatgacaaatcTACAACGCGACTTTCACATGGCTGAAGGGAATGGAGAACATAGCTACGCAAAGAATTCGAGGGCTCAA GAGAAGCTTATGGTACAAACTACGCCAATTGTTGAGGATGCCATAAAGGAAGTATGTACTGCCCTTGTCCCCAAAACCATGGTCATTGCTGACCTAGGATGCTCTTCGGGACCAAACACATtgctcttcatctccaatgtgatAAACATCATAGCTGGCCAATGCAATAAATCTATTGGTGAATGTGATCCTGTGGAACTTCAGATCTTCCTAAATGACCTACCTGGTAATGACTTCAACCAGCTCTTCAGTTCACTCGAAAACTTGAAGCATGGTAAAATAATAGAACAAATGGGGTACACACCGCCTTTGTACTATATTTCCGGGTTGCCAAAATCATACTACAATAGGTTGTTTCCTCGTCGAAGTGTCCATCTCTTTCACTCCGCTTGCTGCCTTCATTGGCGATCTCAG GTACCTGAGGAACTTCATGCAAGAAATGGGACTCCTTTAAACAAGGACAATATTTACATCACAAAGACCACACCGTCGTCTGTGGTGAAGTGCTTCCAGGAGCAGTTCAATAAGGATTTCTCCCTCTTCCTGAAGTTGCGTCATGAAGAACTTGTATATGGAGGGAAAATGGTTTTAACATTTGTTGGGAGGAAGGATGAGGATGTATATAATGGAGACATGAACCAACTTTACGGATTACTTGCAAGATCATTGCAATCTCTTGTTGCGAAG GCATTCAGTTATTTGCTATTGTTAGTTCAGCTTTTGGACTGGTACACTGATCGATTTTGGCGAAGGGGAAGAGACAAAGGGCAGGTTGAGTTTTCTGATACTCGTGACTCGTGA
- the LOC8081167 gene encoding basic blue protein, producing the protein MAYRQMQLLAVVAAVACLAPLASATVFMVGDELGWRAKFNETHWADNKTFTVGDSLMFMYPKDNHTVAQVGKDDFLACNLQGNQMKLWDSGNDVVTLDKPGKMWFICTKPNHCLNGMKLVIDVQAPAGGPNAEPPSAAPVSYTVGGAVAAAGAVLAAVLAF; encoded by the exons ATGGCTTACCGCCAAATGCAGCTCCTGGCCGTGGTCGCCGCCGTCGCGTGCCTCGCGCCGCTGGCCTCCGCCACGGTGTTTATGGTCGGCGACGAGCTCGGctggagggccaagttcaacgAGACCCACTGGGCCGACAACAagacgttcaccgtcggcgacAGCCTCA TGTTCATGTACCCCAAGGATAACCACACGGTGGCCCAGGTGGGCAAGGACGACTTCCTGGCGTGCAACCTGCAGGGCAACCAGATGAAGTTGTGGGACTCCGGCAACGACGTCGTGACGCTGGACAAGCCCGGCAAGATGTGGTTCATCTGCACCAAGCCCAACCACTGCCTCAACGGCATGAAGCTCGTCATCGACGTCCAGGCACCCGCCGGGGGCCCGAATGCGGAGCCGCCGTCGGCGGCGCCCGTCAGCTACACGGTCGGCGGCGCGGTGGCCGCCGCTGGTGCCGTGCTCGCGGCCGTGCTCGCCTTCTAG
- the LOC8086443 gene encoding chemocyanin: MASSKQVLLLAAVVAVACLLPSLASARQWVVGDECGWKARFNHTHWANGKTFVVGDTLLFKYRKGKHNVVQVGEEDFATCGHDENHRTRCSGHDVVQLDRPGRMFFICTKHNHCRKGMKLAIDVVVAPPPPPLSYPFPTTSPPPPPPFGWTFPGTPPPPPRYGWPSTPAPPPPPFRRWPWTPAPPPPPPARSAAAAVRNPVSGAVAAAAAVVVAAALAF, translated from the exons ATGGCGTCCTCCAAGCAAGTGCTGCTCCTGGCCGCGGTCGTCGCCGTCGCGTGCCTCCTCCCGTCGCTGGCCTCTGCCAGGCAGTGGGTGGTCGGGGACGAATGCGGCTGGAAGGCCAGGTTCAACCATACCCACTGGGCCAACGGCAAGACGTTCGTCGTCGGGGACACCCTGC TGTTCAAGTACCGCAAGGGGAAACACAATGTGGTCCAGGTCGGCGAGGAAGACTTCGCTACGTGCGGCCATGACGAGAACCATCGGACCAGGTGCTCCGGCCACGACGTCGTGCAGCTCGACAGGCCCGGGAGGATGTTTTTCATCTGCACCAAGCACAACCACTGCCGCAAGGGCATGAAGCTCGCCATCGACGTCGTCGTCGCCCCACCCCCACCACCGCTCTCGTACCCGTTCCCGACAACTTCCCCGCCGCCCCCACCTCCGTTCGGTTGGACGTTCCCGGGAACTCCCCCGCCGCCACCTCGGTACGGTTGGCCGTCGACCCCGGCCCCGCCCCCACCTCCGTTCCGTCGTTGGCCATGGaccccggcgccgccgccgccgccgccggcgcggtcTGCGGCTGCGGCTGTGAGGAACCCGGTCAGCGGCGCAgtggccgccgcggcggccgttGTGGTCGCGGCCGCGCTCGCGTTCTAG